The DNA sequence GAGCACCAATAGCTTCATCTTCGTTAGCTAACATAGGAAGGAAAGCTTCTAATGTAGGGATGCAACGAACCAAAGCAGTTCCACCACCAGGGAGGATTCCTTCTTCGACAGCTGCAATAGTTGCATGTTGTGCATCATCTACTCTGTCTTTTTTCTCTTTCATTTCTACTTCAGTAGCTGCCCCAACTTTGATTACAGCAACACCGCCAGAGAGTTTCGCTAAACGCTCTTGGAGTTTTTCTTTATCATAGTCTGAAGAACTATCTTCGATTTGTTTTTTGATATTATCACATCGAGATTGGATATCAGATTTATTACCCAATCCTTCAACAATTGTCGTATCTTCTTTAGTTACGATAATTTTTTTAGCTTTTCCTAACATGGCTAGGGTAGTATTTTCTAATTTCATACCCAGTTCTTCACTGATGAGTTGACCACCAGTAAGAATAGCAATGTCTTCTAGCATAGCTTTTCTTCTATCACCAAAGCCAGGAGCTTTCACTGCACATACTCTAAATCCTGCGCGGAGTCTATTGACCACTAGAGTTGCTAAAGCTTCTCCTTCAATCTCTTCTGCAATGATTAAAAGAGGGCGACCAGATTCTGCTACTTGTTGCAAAACTGGAAGAAAATCTTTAATTCCAGAGATTTTCTTATCATAGATTAGTATAAGAGCATCTTCTAGAATGCATTCCTGAGTTTCTGGGTTTGTAGAAAAGTAGCTAGAGAGATAGCCACGGTTGAAATTCATTCCCTCTACAACATCAAGAACAGTTTCAAATCCTTTAGCTTCTTCAACTGTAATGGATCCGTTTTTACCAACTTTTTCCATGGCTTCTGCAATAAGATTTCCGATTTCAGAATCGTTATTTGCTGAAATAGTAGCTACTTGAGCAATTTCTTTATGATGTTGAACAGGCTTGCTAATTTTTTTAAGTTCATCAACAACAACTTTTACAGCTTTGTCGATACCTCTTTTAAGGTCCATAGGATTAGCGCCTGCGGTGACGTTTCTTAACCCTTCACTATAGATAGCTTCTGCAAGAACAGTTGCTGTGGTGGTTCCGTCGCCAGCTTTATCAGCAGTTTTGCTTGCGACTTCTTTCACCATTTGAGCGCCCATATTTTCGTGCTTATCTTCAAGCTCGATTTCTTTCGCGACTGTAACACCATCTTTAGTCACTTGGGGAGAGCCGAAGCTTTTGTCAATGACTACGTGACGTCCTTTAGGACCTAGGGTGACTTTTACTGCTTCTGCAAGAGTTTTCACTCCTTTATGTATTTTTTTTCTGGCTTCTTCATTGTACTTAATATTTTTCGCTGCCATCTTTGTTCTCCTTAACTTTCTATAATCTGCAAACTATTATTTTATTTTAGGACGGCCATGATTTCATTGGATTGTAAAATGACGTACTCTTCGTCATCGATTGTGATTTCTTGACCTGCATACTTATCCATTAAAATGGTATCGCCAACTTGAACTTCGAAAGGAAGTAGTGTGCCATCATCGGTTCGTTTGCCTGTGCCTAAAACAAGAACTTCGGC is a window from the Chlamydia serpentis genome containing:
- the groL gene encoding chaperonin GroEL (60 kDa chaperone family; promotes refolding of misfolded polypeptides especially under stressful conditions; forms two stacked rings of heptamers to form a barrel-shaped 14mer; ends can be capped by GroES; misfolded proteins enter the barrel where they are refolded when GroES binds) → MAAKNIKYNEEARKKIHKGVKTLAEAVKVTLGPKGRHVVIDKSFGSPQVTKDGVTVAKEIELEDKHENMGAQMVKEVASKTADKAGDGTTTATVLAEAIYSEGLRNVTAGANPMDLKRGIDKAVKVVVDELKKISKPVQHHKEIAQVATISANNDSEIGNLIAEAMEKVGKNGSITVEEAKGFETVLDVVEGMNFNRGYLSSYFSTNPETQECILEDALILIYDKKISGIKDFLPVLQQVAESGRPLLIIAEEIEGEALATLVVNRLRAGFRVCAVKAPGFGDRRKAMLEDIAILTGGQLISEELGMKLENTTLAMLGKAKKIIVTKEDTTIVEGLGNKSDIQSRCDNIKKQIEDSSSDYDKEKLQERLAKLSGGVAVIKVGAATEVEMKEKKDRVDDAQHATIAAVEEGILPGGGTALVRCIPTLEAFLPMLANEDEAIGARIILKALTAPLKQIATNAGKEGAIICQQVLARSANEGYDALRDAYTDMIDAGILDPTKVTRSALESAASIAGLLLTTEALIADIPEEKSSSAPAMPGAGMDY
- a CDS encoding co-chaperone GroES; its protein translation is MSDQATTLRIKPLGDRILVKREEEEATARGGIILPDTAKRKQDRAEVLVLGTGKRTDDGTLLPFEVQVGDTILMDKYAGQEITIDDEEYVILQSNEIMAVLK